In the genome of Paenibacillus pabuli, one region contains:
- a CDS encoding NucA/NucB deoxyribonuclease domain-containing protein codes for MSKRGRSRNSKSKQRFKKQILTLVAMVMVALYAWVGGEWSLDIPSPFGGSNRSVDHTITFPAERYPETANHIKTAIKAGHSDVCTIDRSGAESNRDLSLKGVPVKKGKDRDEWPMAMCAEGGAGADIQYISPKDNRGAGSWVGNQLSTYPDGTRVKFVVK; via the coding sequence ATGAGTAAAAGAGGCAGAAGCAGAAATAGCAAGAGTAAACAACGATTTAAAAAGCAGATATTGACGCTGGTGGCCATGGTAATGGTAGCTCTCTATGCTTGGGTTGGGGGAGAATGGTCCTTGGATATACCATCCCCATTCGGGGGAAGCAACCGCAGTGTGGATCATACCATCACATTCCCGGCAGAACGATATCCTGAAACGGCCAATCATATCAAGACGGCGATCAAGGCAGGACATTCGGATGTATGTACCATTGATCGCAGTGGAGCTGAGAGTAATCGGGATTTGTCGCTCAAAGGGGTGCCGGTCAAAAAGGGGAAAGATCGGGATGAATGGCCGATGGCGATGTGTGCGGAAGGCGGAGCGGGTGCGGACATTCAATACATTAGTCCCAAAGACAATCGTGGTGCAGGCTCATGGGTGGGAAACCAACTTAGTACATATCCGGATGGGACACGTGTAAAGTTTGTGGTGAAATAG
- a CDS encoding general stress protein, translated as MTQLLIGLVRTENEAIIMLNKLQEEGIADKYLGAVAKEQVNLEMVSEKTGLPMPLKGAGTDGALGVLKGVLAGLGKRMDQTMSIGKAVRKLAGNEIGSETDDLVLTLTEAGVAEEDANYYEDWLMQGHILVVVECSEEEADRIRPILLF; from the coding sequence ATGACACAATTGCTGATCGGACTTGTACGCACGGAGAATGAAGCCATTATCATGCTGAATAAATTGCAAGAGGAAGGCATAGCAGATAAATATTTGGGAGCGGTAGCCAAAGAACAGGTCAATCTCGAAATGGTAAGTGAGAAGACGGGTTTGCCTATGCCTCTGAAGGGGGCAGGAACAGATGGCGCACTTGGGGTACTAAAAGGGGTGCTTGCTGGTCTGGGCAAGCGGATGGATCAGACGATGTCCATTGGAAAGGCGGTACGCAAACTCGCAGGCAACGAGATTGGAAGTGAGACGGATGATCTGGTGCTTACTTTGACAGAGGCGGGGGTCGCTGAAGAAGATGCTAATTACTATGAAGATTGGCTGATGCAGGGTCATATCCTCGTAGTTGTGGAGTGCAGCGAGGAAGAGGCAGACCGAATTCGTCCTATTTTACTTTTTTAG